The nucleotide window AACATGCGCCCGATTGGACGACGCCCGGGCAACCCCGACACCCGCACCGAAATCGTGACGACCGCTCGGCGGCTGTTCGCCGACTCCGGCTACGACCAGACCTCGGTGCGCGACATCGCCTCCGCGGCCGGGGTCGATCCGGCCATGATCCGGCACTATTTCGGCAGCAAGGCCGAACTATTCCGGTCCACCGTCGGGTGGCCGTTTGAGGCAGACGCGCTCACCACAGCGATTGTCGACGGTGATCGGAATGGGCTCAGCGCACGACTGACCCGGGTGTTCTTCGAAGCCTGGGAGCGACCGGAATCGCGCGCCCCGCTGATGGCGATCCTGCGCGGTGCCGCCACCCACGAGGAATCCACCGTCCTGGTGCGTGAGTTCTTTGGGGGCCAGATGTACCCGCGGCTAGCCAAGGCGTTGAAGGGATCCGACAGCGAACTGCGCATCGATCTGGCCATGGCCCAACTACTCGGCATCGCCTACCTCCGCCACGTCCTGCGGGTGGAGCCGATCGCGTCGACCCCACTGGATGAACTTGTTGCGCGAGTCACCCCGGTCATCTCGGCTCACCTCCAGCCCCAGCGGTCCGGAAAAACAAGAGGCGGTTAGGCCTTGGCCAGGTCGCGCCGGCGAACTGGAATCGGATCGGGTTCCGGTGGGCCAACGTGCTGACGTTTCATCGTCCGCTCCCTGGCCTCCGGAACGGCGGTATCAACGAGATACACTGTTTTTCAATAGAATTCGCTAGTTGTTGCGCTCTGGTCCGGAGCCCGTTGACGCCGCCGCCCGTGCCATGTGGTTCGGTCGTGTGTGCCCGCGGCGGGTCCAGCGCTCCAGCACGTGCGTGGCCCACGCGTGCACTTCCCAATGCGGCTACAGATGTCGACAACGTCGGTAAAGTTCACACCGTGAACTCACCGTTGGCGGATTGCGCGGCACCGGTGGCGACTTGCGCGCAGCTCGCCGTCGGGGGGCCGTCGACTAGATCGGGTCGACTGTGGAATGCGAACTGAGCACATGCTGTTGTGTGGCCGGTGGCGGGCCGGCGGGCATGATGCTGGGTTATTTGCTGGCCCGGGCCGGGATCGATGTCGTCGTGCTGGAAAAGCACGGCGACTTCCTCCGCGATTTCCGTGGCGACACTATTCACCCGTCAACCCTCGAGGTCATGAATGAACTCGGTCTCTATGACCGACTATTGCAGCGAGAGCACCAACCGACGCCCACGTTGAACGCCCAGTTCGGCAGCTTCAAGACGACGGTCGCCGATTTCCGCCACCTGCCGGTGCGCGGAAGGTTTGTTGCCATGATGCCACAATGGGACTTTCTGGATTTCATCGCCAATGAGGCACAAGGCTATTCGTCCTTCCGGCTGATAATGCACGCCGAGGTCAGGGATCTGATTGAGGACCAAGGCCGGATCGGCGGCGTCGTGATCTCCTCCCCCGACGGAAACACGAGAATCCGCAGCGACCTGGTGGTCGGCTGCGACGGGCGGACTTCCACCGTGCGCGCCCAGGCGGGCCTGGACGTGCTGCATCTCGGCGCGCCGATGGATGTGTTGTGGTTCCGACTGTCGCGCCTCCCCGACGACCCGAAAGAATCGATGGGAAATTTCGGTCCGGGCGCCATCCTGGTGATGATCAATCGCGGCGACTACTGGCAATGTGGCTTCGTGATCGCCAAGGGCTCTCTGGCTCAGGCGCGCAAGCGCGGGGTTGAGTTCTTCCGCGAGGAGCTCACCACGATGGCGCCGTTCATCCGCAGCCGCACTGGGGAAATCGCCGACTTTGACGATCTGCGGCTGTTGACTGTTAGCGTCGACCGCCTCAAGCAATGGCATCGCCCTGGGTTGCTTTGCATCGGTGATGCCGCCCACGCGATGTCGCCGATCGGTGGAGTCGGAATCAACCTGGCGATCCAGGACGCGGTGGCCGCGGCCAATCTATTGGTCACGCCGTTGCGTCGCGGCGGGGTCTCCGACGCCGATCTGCATCGCGTCCAGGAGCGACGCGAACTCCCCACCCGTATCACCCAAGCTGTGCAGGTGTTCCTGCAAAAGAACGTCATTACTGCCGTGTTGGGCAGCTCAAAGCAGACCAGGGCACCGCTACCGGTGCGGCTCATCGCGCGGTTGCCCGTGCTCGCCCGAATTCCCGCGCGTCTCATCGGTATGGGTGTGCGGCCCGAGCGTCCTGACCTGTCGGTGATTGACGGATAAGGGCACTGGCCAGGAACCGGGCGGCGCCGGAGCGCCGCAAAACGGCGCGGCCCTCCGCGGCGCCGCGTTATGGTCGGGCAAGTTGCTGACTGGATTGTGGTGGGAGGGCTCGTTGGAGCGTGCGTCGTTCGGAAACTACCGGCTGATCGAGTTGCTGGGCCGCGGCGGCATGGGCGAGGTGTGGCGGGCCTACGACACCGTTACTGACCGGCTCGTCGCCCTCAAGATTCTGGCCGCCGAGATCTCCGACGACGAGGTGTTCCAGCAGCGGTTCCGTCGCGAAGCCCATGCGGCCGCGCGATTGACCAGCCCGCATCTGATCCCCATCCACACCTATGGCGAAACCGACGGGCGGCTGTTCGTCGACATGCGGCTGATCGGGGGGCACGACCTACAATCGGTGCTGCACAACGGGCGGCTACCGCCGATGCGCGCGGTGAACATCATCGAACAGGTTGCCAGGGCGTTGCACGCGGCCCATCGGGATGGGCTGTTGCACCGAGATGTCAAGCCATCCAACATTTTGCTCGATGACGACGACTTTGCCTATCTAATCGATTTCGGAATCGCCCACGCCGCAGGCGAAGTGGGGTTGACGGCGGCCGGCGACGTGATCGGAACGTGCCACTACATGGCCCCGGAGCGATTCAACAGCACGGATAGCACACAGGTCGACGCCCGCGCTGACATCTACTCATTGGCCTGCGTGCTCTATGAATGCCTGACGGCGCGACACCCATTCCCCGGAGATAACCTAGACCGACAGATCACCAACCACCTGACCACTCCGCCGCCACGCCCGTCCACCATCGATCCTCGGCTGCCGGCGACTTTGGACATGGTCATCGCGCGCGGGATGGCCAAGCATCCTGACGATCGCTACGACAGCGCGGTGGAATTGGCACGGGCCGCCCGGGACGCCCTCACCGCGACCGCCCCGCGGCCGTCCGGTCGGAACCGGGTTACGCCACCCGCCCGTCCCGGCAGCTATGCCCAACCACCGGGGCCGACACCGCAGGATGCCTCGGTCTCCACAACCATCCCGCGCAGCCTGGCCGAGGCGCCCTCGGATTGCGACCGAGAACCCGCTGCTGGGCGGCCAAATCAGCGGCCGCACAGACCATGGTGGCGCAGTAAGGTCGTCATCACGTTGACCGCCGCCCTGCTCACGGTGGCCGCCGCCGTGGCGGCGACCGTCGTCGTGAATACCTTGGGAGCAGCGCGCGACCAATTCCGCCAAGTGACGCTGCCTTTCACGGGCCTGCGTGATCCACAGGGTCTGTCGGTTGATTACGGAGGCACGGTCTACGTCGGTGACACCCTGCACAATCGGGTGCTGGCGTTGTCCGCGGGCTCGACCACCCCGGCCGAGCTGCCATTCGATGGCCTCAGTTATCCGACCGGCGTCACCGCGGACAACAGTGGCACGGTCTACGTCAACGACGCCGGCAACAAGCGGGTAGTGGTGCTGCCTGCAGGCTCGAAAAACCAAATCACACTGCCCTTTACCGACCTGAGCAATCCAACCGGTTTGTCGGTGGACAGTAGCCGCACCGTCTACGTCACCGACACGGCGAAGAATCGCGTGGTGGCGCTTTTCGCCGGCTCGAACACTCAAATCGAACTCCCCTTCACCGGCCTCAACGACCCAACCGGATTGGTGGTGGACAGCAGCGGAACGGTCTATGTAGCCGACGGCGGGAACAACCGGGTTCTAGCGTTGCGAGCGGGCTCGAAAAGGCAAGTCGAGCTGCCTTTTTCGGGTCTGAACCAACCGGGCGGGGTCACGCTGGACAACGAAGGTGCGGTGTATGTGACCGACAGCAAAAATAATCGGACCCTCAAGCTCCCCACGGGCTCCATGACGCAAATCGAGCTGCCCTTCACCGGTCTGGACTATCCGTGGGGTTTGGCAGTCGACAACATCGGCACCGTTTACGTCGGCGGCCGCAATGACCAGATCGTGGCGCTTCGGCAGAAGTAGGCAAGTTCTTCTGCCACGATCGATTACACCGGAAGTACGATCCCGCTGGTCTGGCCCAGAATGATTGATTGGCCGCCCGGGGGCAGATAGCCGCCGGTGGGTCCATAGATGCCATACATCGGATTGGATGGGCCCGCCCCGGCGAAGAGGTCGTTGATCCAGCCCGAGGACAGGGTGTACACGGCCTCGGTGGCACCGGGCGGGGAAAATCCGGTCAGCAGCTGGGCGGCGAAGTCGATGAGGGGATTTCCGCCCAGCATCGAGTCGACATGGGAGCCGTTGACAATCTCGACCCCGACGAACTGCCCGGGGTACAGACTCACCAGTTGATTGGTGGTGACCCCGAAAGCGTTCCACGGCTGCGGCGGCGCGGCCACCACATAAACGGGGACACTGGCCGCTTGCAGGTTAGCGATTGCAGCCGCGAAGGCCGAGGAATTGGATGCGACCCCGTCGAACATCACCACGCCATGAAGATGGTTGCTGCCGGCTCCAAGATCCGCGAGGTAGCTACCGGCCGCAATCGTAGCGAGCCCACCGCCGGCCGAGTGCCCGGTCAGGACGAAATCCTGCGGCAGCGCGCCCTGGAAGCCGGCCTGGTTGGCGCTGATGTTCAGCGCCGTCTGGCTGCCCAGGAACAACGAGCCAACGCCCTGCTGCAACTCCGTGCCGCCGATCCACATACCGAACGGCAACGGAATCGAAGGCACGGTGGGAACCACCACGATGCTGTTGGTCTGCTGCGCCAGCTGCATGGCCAGCGGTTGATAGAACCAACCTATCGCCCCGAAACCGTGCTGCAAATAGATGACACCGCTGGCGTTCACCGAACCATCGGCCTGCGTCGGGAAGTACCAGTGCGCGGGAGCGGGGTAGTTGAACTGACCGATCGGAATTCCGAATAAGGAAGACGGGCCGATCGGAATTTGCAGGAAGGAGAACCCCGTCTTGACCCCGGTCGCCGGGTTGGTGGCCGGAGCGGTGAGCGCTTCGGTGGCGGCGTAGTTCACCGCCCCGCCGAGGCCCGCCTCGTTGGTACTCGTGGCGAGCAGCGCACCGACCCCGGTGGCTCCGGTCGGGCCAGCAGCGGCCCCGCTGTTGGCAGCCTCAGCGGCACCGTTACCGAAGAACGGATGCCCCAACAGCCGCTCGATCGGCGAAAAAACTCCCAGGCCTTCGGCCCGTTGCAGCAGGTTGCCCAGTGTCAACACATTTGCGTCCTCGGCTGCCACGTACGCGGCGGCCGCCGCGCTCAACGCGCGCACAAACTGGGCATGAAACCGTGTCACCTGCGCACTTAGTGTCTGAAACTCCTCGGCGTAGCTGCCAAAAAGATGTGCGATAACCGCCGACACCTCATCGCTTGCCGCCGCGACAATCCGCGTCGTCGAGGGCGCCGCCGCCCCGACGGCCCCCTTGACGGCGTCCCCGATCCCGGTCAGGTCCCCCGACGCCACGGAAAACGCCTCGGGTGCTGCGATCATGTACGACGACATCGGCGCCTCCCATACCCCGTGGCGCGACACGCTCGGGACAGCTACAAAATGGTAGCCCGGTTGGCAGAGCGAGGGGCCGTTTCCGGCACCCACGACCGATGGCCAGACCCCGAACCACCTGGGGCGCGGCCGAAGCTGCCGTCGAGCCGATCCCTTACGACCGCGGCCCGGCCACCCGAGCGGCTCTCAAGGTCACTGGATCGCCGCACCGCGCAGCGAGGATAATATCCTGCTGCACAACTGATTTCGAAATATCTGCCACCAGACCTTGTAGTTCGCCACTGCGAGGTCTGGGTCGCTATCTGCCTCCCCAGCGGTTTAGCGTGCCCTACGCCGAGGCCGGAGCGACTCGTGCGTGCCCGTAGCCCTTTCCCGACTCTCCGCCACAAGCCGCGCCACCCCCCGCTCAATCCCGGCAGCCAGCGCCTCGATATCAGGTGCGGTGTCGTAGTCGGCGGTAATGCCGAAGACGAAATTGTCGGCGTAGCTGACCATCGCGATGCCGGTGCGCAACTGCAGAGCGATGGGCGGGATCGGCAGAATCTCCAGTACCCGGCGTCCCATAAGTTTCTGTTGGCCACGGGGACCGGGGACATTGGTTGCTAGTGCGACCACGGCCCGCTGCGGTAACCGGCTTATCAACCGAATCGCCCACGCCGAGAACACAAAAGGAGCGTTGCGGGCCGCTGAAAATAGCGCACTGCCACCTTCCCGCTGACCGCTGTCCTTGGCCTGGGCAAGGCGACTGTGCACCATTTCCAGCCGCTTGACCGGATCCGCCTCATCGACGGGCAACAGCGGCAGCATCGCGGAGACCTGATTGTCAGTCATGTCGAATTGGTTTATCCCGCGCATCGAAACCGGAACCAGCGTACGCAGCGAGTCGTGACCCGGCCGTTCCCCGCGGTCCAGCAAGATCGTGCGGTAGCTGTCTGTGATCGCCGCCAGCGCCACATCGTTGAGTGTCACGTCGAATATCTGACTGACCGCGTGCAGGTCCGCCAGCCGGACTCGCGCGGCACAGTAGCGTCGCATCCCATTGACCGGCCCGTTCAACGACGTTTCCGGCGCCGGGCTGAGCAAGCTTGCCGTCAGCTCG belongs to Mycobacterium basiliense and includes:
- a CDS encoding TetR/AcrR family transcriptional regulator; this translates as MRPIGRRPGNPDTRTEIVTTARRLFADSGYDQTSVRDIASAAGVDPAMIRHYFGSKAELFRSTVGWPFEADALTTAIVDGDRNGLSARLTRVFFEAWERPESRAPLMAILRGAATHEESTVLVREFFGGQMYPRLAKALKGSDSELRIDLAMAQLLGIAYLRHVLRVEPIASTPLDELVARVTPVISAHLQPQRSGKTRGG
- a CDS encoding FAD-dependent oxidoreductase, whose product is MECELSTCCCVAGGGPAGMMLGYLLARAGIDVVVLEKHGDFLRDFRGDTIHPSTLEVMNELGLYDRLLQREHQPTPTLNAQFGSFKTTVADFRHLPVRGRFVAMMPQWDFLDFIANEAQGYSSFRLIMHAEVRDLIEDQGRIGGVVISSPDGNTRIRSDLVVGCDGRTSTVRAQAGLDVLHLGAPMDVLWFRLSRLPDDPKESMGNFGPGAILVMINRGDYWQCGFVIAKGSLAQARKRGVEFFREELTTMAPFIRSRTGEIADFDDLRLLTVSVDRLKQWHRPGLLCIGDAAHAMSPIGGVGINLAIQDAVAAANLLVTPLRRGGVSDADLHRVQERRELPTRITQAVQVFLQKNVITAVLGSSKQTRAPLPVRLIARLPVLARIPARLIGMGVRPERPDLSVIDG
- a CDS encoding serine/threonine-protein kinase PknD, whose product is MERASFGNYRLIELLGRGGMGEVWRAYDTVTDRLVALKILAAEISDDEVFQQRFRREAHAAARLTSPHLIPIHTYGETDGRLFVDMRLIGGHDLQSVLHNGRLPPMRAVNIIEQVARALHAAHRDGLLHRDVKPSNILLDDDDFAYLIDFGIAHAAGEVGLTAAGDVIGTCHYMAPERFNSTDSTQVDARADIYSLACVLYECLTARHPFPGDNLDRQITNHLTTPPPRPSTIDPRLPATLDMVIARGMAKHPDDRYDSAVELARAARDALTATAPRPSGRNRVTPPARPGSYAQPPGPTPQDASVSTTIPRSLAEAPSDCDREPAAGRPNQRPHRPWWRSKVVITLTAALLTVAAAVAATVVVNTLGAARDQFRQVTLPFTGLRDPQGLSVDYGGTVYVGDTLHNRVLALSAGSTTPAELPFDGLSYPTGVTADNSGTVYVNDAGNKRVVVLPAGSKNQITLPFTDLSNPTGLSVDSSRTVYVTDTAKNRVVALFAGSNTQIELPFTGLNDPTGLVVDSSGTVYVADGGNNRVLALRAGSKRQVELPFSGLNQPGGVTLDNEGAVYVTDSKNNRTLKLPTGSMTQIELPFTGLDYPWGLAVDNIGTVYVGGRNDQIVALRQK
- a CDS encoding PE domain-containing protein, with the protein product MSSYMIAAPEAFSVASGDLTGIGDAVKGAVGAAAPSTTRIVAAASDEVSAVIAHLFGSYAEEFQTLSAQVTRFHAQFVRALSAAAAAYVAAEDANVLTLGNLLQRAEGLGVFSPIERLLGHPFFGNGAAEAANSGAAAGPTGATGVGALLATSTNEAGLGGAVNYAATEALTAPATNPATGVKTGFSFLQIPIGPSSLFGIPIGQFNYPAPAHWYFPTQADGSVNASGVIYLQHGFGAIGWFYQPLAMQLAQQTNSIVVVPTVPSIPLPFGMWIGGTELQQGVGSLFLGSQTALNISANQAGFQGALPQDFVLTGHSAGGGLATIAAGSYLADLGAGSNHLHGVVMFDGVASNSSAFAAAIANLQAASVPVYVVAAPPQPWNAFGVTTNQLVSLYPGQFVGVEIVNGSHVDSMLGGNPLIDFAAQLLTGFSPPGATEAVYTLSSGWINDLFAGAGPSNPMYGIYGPTGGYLPPGGQSIILGQTSGIVLPV
- a CDS encoding WS/DGAT/MGAT family O-acyltransferase, which gives rise to MEHLSPLDATFLEVEDTDPHVSLAIGGVSIMEGPAPSFDEFGADVAERASAIPRFRQLLRTHPLDLGSPEWVDDSHFDISRHLHHLALPRPGGDAELFELIAAVMERRLDRERPLWDCYLIEGLNDDRWAVLTKLHHCIADGIATTQMLAKFSDDGGGGTFATNIRAAKEPPPHGLGLPVTVTLNPLRWVSGIVRGAFRAASVVEHVAVGAAELTASLLSPAPETSLNGPVNGMRRYCAARVRLADLHAVSQIFDVTLNDVALAAITDSYRTILLDRGERPGHDSLRTLVPVSMRGINQFDMTDNQVSAMLPLLPVDEADPVKRLEMVHSRLAQAKDSGQREGGSALFSAARNAPFVFSAWAIRLISRLPQRAVVALATNVPGPRGQQKLMGRRVLEILPIPPIALQLRTGIAMVSYADNFVFGITADYDTAPDIEALAAGIERGVARLVAESRERATGTHESLRPRRRAR